The DNA sequence CCGCTCGAGCTCCTCGTTCCCCCCACCGCACGCCACCTGCACGATCGCCAGGTGGGGCATTTCCTCCAGCATGGCCGCAGTGAGCGCGGACACCGGGTCGGCTTCGTCACCGGCGTGCATGCCGACGGGCACGAGCTGACGCTCGACGTCACGATCAGTCGCATCAATGCGTGGCAGCGCGGCGCCGCCGTCGCGATCGTTCGCGACGCGTCCGATCGCCTGGCGCAGGAGCAGGCGCTGCGCGAGCGTGACTTGCGCTTCCAGCTGGTCGCGCAGGCCTCCGGCGACGTGCTGTACGAATGGCGCCGCTCCACCGGCATCACGTGGTTTGGTGACGCGCTGACGCGCGTCCTGGGGCACGACCCCGCGGCGGCATGCACCTCCGAATGGTGGCAGGAGCGCATCCATCCGGACGATCGCCCCCGCGTGCTGGCCAGTCTCATGGACTTTCACACGTCGAACCGCGCGGAGTGGTGCGAGGAGTATCGCTTTCGCCGCCACGACGGGACGTACGCCACGCTCCTCAACCGGTCCACCTCGTCGCGGGACGATGGGGGGCGCGTGGACGGCACCGTCGGCGCCCTGATGGACGTGACGGCGCTGCGAGCGGCCGAGGACGCGCGCCTGTCGCTCGAGGCACAGCTGCAACAGGCGCAGAAGATGGAAGCCATCGGCCGCCTGGCCGGCGGTGTGGCGCACGACTTCAACAACCTCCTCACCGTCATCATCGGCAACCTTGCCCTCGCGCAGGGAGGGGTGGGGCGCGGCGAGCCGGTCGCCAGGGAAATCGACGAGACGATGAGCGCCGCCCGTCGCGCCGCCGACCTCACCCGTCAGCTGCTCGCCTTCGCACGCCGCCAGGTCATGACCCCGCGCGTCGTCGACCTGAACGATGCGGCGCAACAGGCGTTGCGCCTCGTGCAGCGGCTCATCGGCGAGCGCATCACGATCGACTGGTCTCCCGCCGCCACGCCGCTCTGGGTGCGCATCGACCCGACGCAGTTCGAGCTCCTCCTCGTCAACCTCGCCGTGAACGCCCGTGACGCCATGCCGTCCGGCGGGACGCTGAGCGTGCAGCTGACGGAAGCGTCGCCGGAGGAATTGACCACGCTCGCCCCCCTCGTGCCGCCCACGGGACGCCCCACACGCTACGCGCGCTGCGAGGTGCGCGACAGCGGTTCCGGCATCGCCGCCGACGTGCTCCCGCACATCTTCGAGCCCTTCTTCACCACGAAGGGACAGGGGAAGGGGACCGGACTCGGCCTCAGCATCTGCTATGGGATCGCGCAGCAGTCGGGGGGACACATCCGCGCACGGTCGCGCCCAGGCCATGGCACCTCGTTCATCGTCTGCCTCCCGCTCACCGATGCGCCGGAGCGTACCGAGCCCGCCACCGACGCGCCGGTGAGCATGCGCGGCGACGAGACGATCCTGCTGGTGGAGGACGAGCCGGCCATCCGCTCGCTCTTCTCCACCGTCCTGCGGCGCAACGGCTACACCGTGCTGGACGCATCATCTGCCGAGGATGCGGTG is a window from the Gemmatimonadaceae bacterium genome containing:
- a CDS encoding PAS domain S-box protein, which codes for MSEAGSVDCIGTVLARSFPAGEHVGEVLDAAMDGILVVDSTRRIAFANRSAGRIFGHAPEAMLGQPLELLVPPTARHLHDRQVGHFLQHGRSERGHRVGFVTGVHADGHELTLDVTISRINAWQRGAAVAIVRDASDRLAQEQALRERDLRFQLVAQASGDVLYEWRRSTGITWFGDALTRVLGHDPAAACTSEWWQERIHPDDRPRVLASLMDFHTSNRAEWCEEYRFRRHDGTYATLLNRSTSSRDDGGRVDGTVGALMDVTALRAAEDARLSLEAQLQQAQKMEAIGRLAGGVAHDFNNLLTVIIGNLALAQGGVGRGEPVAREIDETMSAARRAADLTRQLLAFARRQVMTPRVVDLNDAAQQALRLVQRLIGERITIDWSPAATPLWVRIDPTQFELLLVNLAVNARDAMPSGGTLSVQLTEASPEELTTLAPLVPPTGRPTRYARCEVRDSGSGIAADVLPHIFEPFFTTKGQGKGTGLGLSICYGIAQQSGGHIRARSRPGHGTSFIVCLPLTDAPERTEPATDAPVSMRGDETILLVEDEPAIRSLFSTVLRRNGYTVLDASSAEDAVAVAEAHGRAVDLLVSDVALPRASGAWLAQELISRALAARTLFVSGHAEALLQGGDGALPGKGAFVHKPLTGDALVAKVRELLDQPPSAP